One Dermacentor silvarum isolate Dsil-2018 chromosome 10, BIME_Dsil_1.4, whole genome shotgun sequence genomic window carries:
- the LOC119431990 gene encoding uncharacterized protein LOC119431990, with the protein MGALYQGDCLEDDFDPWLDETDPWIDRVYRLNGDISTPSDSVITHYLTDDELYQTLAFPADYDWSTTVIFKFDVDCPEIWPKLCKFIDLCPEVKFGGWARTKVAYVHLIKTWTVDEADFLIGKREVEIEGVHCRILPVRVVPV; encoded by the coding sequence ATGGGAGCCCTGTACCAGGGAGACTGTCTCGAGGACGACTTCGATCCGTGGTTAGACGAGACGGACCCGTGGATCGACAGGGTATATCGGCTCAACGGCGACATCTCGACGCCGTCGGACTCGGTCATCACGCACTACCTGACCGACGACGAGCTGTACCAGACGCTGGCGTTTCCCGCCGACTACGACTGGTCGACGACGGTCATCTTCAAGTTCGACGTGGACTGCCCCGAGATATGGCCCAAGCTGTGCAAATTTATCGATCTCTGCCCGGAAGTGAAGTTCGGCGGCTGGGCCCGAACGAAGGTGGCCTACGTGCACCTCATCAAGACGTGGACGGTTGACGAGGCGGACTTCCTCATCGGGAAGCGAGAGGTCGAGATCGAGGGCGTTCACTGCCGCATTTTGCCCGTCAGGGTTGTGCCGGTCTGA